A stretch of DNA from Nitrospirota bacterium:
TGACAGTCCAAGCGTCCGTACAAGGCCCGTCCTCTGTCAAGGCTCTCTGGTCCCAGCGGTGGTGGCGTGTCCGTGAACGACAGGGGGACGGGTGTTTCCAAACGAAACGCCGACGAGAAACTCTTTAGGTAGGCAATCACCTGCCAGCGTTCCGCCTCGGTCAGGCTTGCAAAGCTGGGCATATAGCCGGGAATACCTTTCGTGACCGTCCGAAAGAGGTCCTGGTCCGTAGGCAAGTCCCCGGAGGGGGTGCTGCGAAACTTGAAGCTTCCCGTGGTGAAATTGCGGGGGCGCGGGGCGGCGTAGCGGCCTAGAAACCATCCGGCTGGCCCATCCCCCGCGCCGGTCACGCCATGACACCAGAGGCAGGTGCGGTCAAAGATCACCTTGCCCTGTGCTCGGGTGGCCGGATTGTCATCTGGCTTGACAGCGTGGGCCGTCGAACTGGCACCCAGCATCAGGATTAGGACCGCGGCAATAGCAAGGTGATGGCGACGCATAGGGAGCTTCCTTAGAACATGATATCGATGCCGGCGAAAAAGGCGTTTCGAAGATTCCTCGCGGCGGCCTCGCCTCCATCGGCTTTCCGCAGGTTAAAGTCATTGCGGACAAAGATGGCAACGTTGGTGCGGAGGTACTGTTTGGCTTGGACCCCGATGAACGATGCCGACGTGCGTTGATCCAACATTCCACCGGCGTCTATATTGTCGTACCGAAGGGAGAGAAGCGTGCTGTTTGCCACATAGGTATCCACCCCGATCGTCTCGCCGGTAGCCGTAGCATCGAAGTTTCCGCTCACGCCGGTCGGGACCTTATTGATCCGGTCAATTGAGTAGGCGGCGTAAAGATCGACCATCTTATAGGTCGCACGCGTGGAGATCCCATAGCGATTCCAATTCACGTCCTGGTGCGATTGGACCTGCACGTTGCTGTTACCCTGATAGATAAAGCCGGAGAAATTCACTGCAAAGTAATCCGATATGGCATAGTCGTACCGCAGCATGGCGTAGACATCCTTGCCTTTGTTGGTGTCGCCAAAGTTTTCGTTGGCCCCGTTTAACACCCCTACCTGATACAAGAATGAATCGCCGAAGGGCCGGCCATGGACATCGATTCCCATCTCACCGCCTGAATTGTAGAGGGTCGACGCGAACGGCGAAATGGCGCTGCCGCTGCGATCGTACAATCCGTAAAACTTGGTGGCGAAGGCACCCGGGCCCAACCCCACTCGATTTAACGAACAGGAGGCAGAGGGGGTACAGCCGCTTGTTGTACTCTCCCCGATATCATTCAATTGCTGACGAATCGTCACAACTGAGTAGAAGGCCGACGGGTCGAATTTTCCGATACGGACATGGGCCAGGTTGTGAGCGCCCAGATTGTTGAACGAGACGAATCCTCGTTCTACATCCGTTTCTCCCGCCTCGAGATCATGCCCCAGCTCCACCATAAACCCGACATTCTTTGCCACCGTTCCGCCGGCAAATAGTACAAAGTTCTCCGGGAACGTCAACTCCGTCTTGTTTTCAACCACACCGGCATCGGCCCCGGCCGGATTCTGCTGCTGAAAGCTCCAATTGCGCACAGCGTTGCCGACGAGGCGGAAAGCGAGGTACTTCCCGACATCGTCGAGTGTGACGTCTCCGAGTTTTTTCTTTCCGGTGAACCCACCGTCTTCCGTCCCAGGCAACTGATAGCCGTTTTCCAAGAACCGTTGACCAAAGGTATTAAGAACCGGCGGCGCCGTATGACAGGCGGTGCAGTTCACGTCGTACTTCCGGGCAAAGGCCGGAATCGCCTGAGCCTTGTATGGCAACACCAGACAGGACAGTGCGATCAGGATAAGGACCCCTGTCCCCACGGTCAGGATAAATGCTCGGCGCAACATGTACGTGCTTCTTACCTCAAAACAATGTGCTGGCTGTTCAGGCGGGCAGGTAAGTCTGGTTGGCCCATCCCTCCGTGTGACTACGTAGAAGACTAGTACCGACCTGCGAGTAGGCAAGCAATTCAAGAAATTTGACTCTGTCCTCTAACGATCAGAGTGCATAGGCGGTTCCCCCCATGAGCTGTGTCTCTTGAGGTTGAGGAATGGTAACCAGGATTGTCGTCCCTTTCCCTGGAGCAGATTCGATGGCCAAGCGCCCTTGAAGTTTTCTGGCATGAGTAGCCATGTTTATGAGCCCAGGGCTGTTGTTTCCGATCTCGGAGAATCTGAATCCAATCCCGTCATCCTGGATTTCCAGCCTAGCGGCTCCCTCCCCTGGCCCGAATCGGATCGTTCCGGAGCCGGCTTGCGCATGATGCACGACGTTACTGACCGCTTCCCGTGCGAACGCGAGGAGATGGATTTCTTGCTCCACGGACAGTCGGCCAGCGGCAACCGGGTCAACGTCGATCAGGAAGGGGGGGCAGGGCCAAGAGTCGTTCCGCTGGACCAGCAGCTGCAGCGATTGCAATAGACTATCGTGGGATGCCGTTCGAGGCTCAAGCCGTGAGATAAAGTCACGGGTCTCTTGTATGACCCGATGCAGATGAGACAGTGCCTGATCGAGTTGTTTTGGGGCGCGATCCGGGGCTTGAATAAGTAGGAGCTTTGAGGTTTCCAGCCCCATGCTCACCGCCGAGAGAGACTGCAGCAGGCTAGCATGCAGATCGTAATACAGCTGAGCCCGTTCTTCTCCGAGCTGGTGGAGCCGCTGTGCGCTACGCTCTTTCATTTCTTCCATATACCGTCGTTCGGTCACATCACGGACGATGATTGTGTAGTGGGAGACTCCGGCTATGTTCATTTTGCTCACTGAGAGTTCGACGGGGAACGAGGTGCCGTCCATACGTCGACCAACCGCTTCTTCGTTGGATCCGACCACTAGGTGCAGCTGCTCATAGCCGTTTTTTAGACGGTCGGAGTCACGTGGTGTTCGGAAAAGGAGATGTTGAATCCCGCGGCCGAGCAATTCGGCCACGCTATGACCGAAGAGGGCACATGCCGCTGGATTGACCGATTCAATGATCCATTGGGCATCTGTGACCAGGATCCCGTCTGCGGCATTGTCCACGAGGCTGCGGAGGCGAGTTTCCTTCTCGCGCAGCTCTTCCAGCGACCGGACCGCCTGCGCGTGCGCCTCCTCAAGGTCGTTTGTCCGTGCGATGACCTTGGCTTCAAGAGACTGCGCGAGGTCCTGGAGGGCATGTGTCTGTGCGCCCAGCGCAGATGCTGTATCGGTCGCCACTGCGAGGAGCCGTTCAAAATCCCCGCGAGGAGCGCTCTGAGATACGGAGAGTTCGAGTGAAGGTCTCCCATGCCCTAGCGGGACACCTGCCGATTGTAGTGTCGCCACGACGCCCTGCAGCACTGTAGACGTTTTTCGAAGGACCCGACGGATGGCATATAGACCGACCAGCATGATGGCCACCGTGACAGCGAGAAGCTGCCAGAGTGTTAGATCTCGCTCGCGTTCAATCTGGGAGAGAGAGACAACCAGGCGGACCCAGGCCGTGAGTTCATCTCGGTCAAACAATGGTTCGATAATGACGAGCGTCGGCTGTCCCTCGTTCAATGATGTTTCAAGGATGACTTCGCGTTTCGTTTTCCGGGCTTCAAGCCAGGCAGGATCGTTCAGAACGGTCCCGATCCGCCCCGGTTGCTTTGCGGCAACGACCAGGCTGTCGTTGTCCACGATGTCGATTTCGAGTAGAGAGTCGTCTTGCACGTATAGCTGCAACGATTCCTGGAGGCGATAGAGATTGTCGAGTACGGCGGCAGAGCCAACGACGGCGAATGTGCGGGCGACGGCACGCGCCCTCTCTTCTGCCGCCTGCCGGAGCGCATGACTTTGCTGAGCGATGAGAACTCCTGTTCCTGCTCCCATGACAAGGAACAGAATGAGACTGAGACTCACCCCGAGTCGAAGACCGTAGTTGTGAGTCCATGCATGTCGCATGCGTCCCGTGATTGAGAGGGAAGGAGTCTGCATTGGTTCAACTCACCTGTTCATGTGCCGGCCGTGACCGGTCCCGTCTTCACGAAACTCAAATGTGGCGATCGTTTCTCCGTTGGGGGGAACGGATACATGTGTCTGGAGTTGCCCCAGACGTTCATGCCAGACGGAGATGTCGTGGTGGCCCGCCGGCACGTTCAGGATTCTGGTATTTCCATGATCATCAGTCACTCCAAAATATGGATGTGTCGAAGCCAGCACGTAGCCGCCCATGAATTTATGGACATCACATTGCACTCGATACAGGCCTGGTTTCGCCACGGTTTTGGCAACCGGGCGGCCGTTTACCACCATGGCCACGTTAATGAAGGTTCGCATCTCATTGCTAATATGTGTGTTGTGCATGATCGGATCTTGGTTGTGGATCTCGAGCGGCGACCCCGTCTGAAGGGACATCACATGGGGCGAAAAAGAACATCGAGAGTTCGAAAGAACCTTCGGCGACATTCCTGTCTGTGCTGTTTCCAGCGCAGGAATGCCATCGATTGTGACCACTGCATCCTTGAGTCCACCTGAGGGAGAATGGACCGTCAGGGGCTGGAGGAGGATCTTGGTGCCACAGACCTCAGGATCGCGGGTGACGTTCACGTCTGTCGGGGGTGGTATCGTGCCATGATAGAGCACCTGCACGTTCACCACCCCCTGTTCCATCTGTGCCAAGGCCGGCGGCACATTTGAAATAATCAGTGCGAGGAACAGAGTAACCAACAGCATGGGGTACCTCCTCGATCGATGATCGATCCATGAGTAGGGCAGATTCATGAGTTGTCCTCCGACAGGAGGTCGAGCTTGAGCACGCCGGCGCTTGTGACGAGTTCATTCTTAATGGCATAGGCTGTC
This window harbors:
- a CDS encoding c-type cytochrome, translated to MRRHHLAIAAVLILMLGASSTAHAVKPDDNPATRAQGKVIFDRTCLWCHGVTGAGDGPAGWFLGRYAAPRPRNFTTGSFKFRSTPSGDLPTDQDLFRTVTKGIPGYMPSFASLTEAERWQVIAYLKSFSSAFRLETPVPLSFTDTPPPLGPESLDRGRALYGRLDCQTCHGVEGRGDGPVAQAGDLRDVSGLQIQATDLSRPSSFKNGATLQDLVRTLLTGLDGTPMPSYAARLTEADHDAWDLAHYIRSLSGESLP
- a CDS encoding PAS domain S-box protein, translating into MRHAWTHNYGLRLGVSLSLILFLVMGAGTGVLIAQQSHALRQAAEERARAVARTFAVVGSAAVLDNLYRLQESLQLYVQDDSLLEIDIVDNDSLVVAAKQPGRIGTVLNDPAWLEARKTKREVILETSLNEGQPTLVIIEPLFDRDELTAWVRLVVSLSQIERERDLTLWQLLAVTVAIMLVGLYAIRRVLRKTSTVLQGVVATLQSAGVPLGHGRPSLELSVSQSAPRGDFERLLAVATDTASALGAQTHALQDLAQSLEAKVIARTNDLEEAHAQAVRSLEELREKETRLRSLVDNAADGILVTDAQWIIESVNPAACALFGHSVAELLGRGIQHLLFRTPRDSDRLKNGYEQLHLVVGSNEEAVGRRMDGTSFPVELSVSKMNIAGVSHYTIIVRDVTERRYMEEMKERSAQRLHQLGEERAQLYYDLHASLLQSLSAVSMGLETSKLLLIQAPDRAPKQLDQALSHLHRVIQETRDFISRLEPRTASHDSLLQSLQLLVQRNDSWPCPPFLIDVDPVAAGRLSVEQEIHLLAFAREAVSNVVHHAQAGSGTIRFGPGEGAARLEIQDDGIGFRFSEIGNNSPGLINMATHARKLQGRLAIESAPGKGTTILVTIPQPQETQLMGGTAYAL